From the genome of Bubalus bubalis isolate 160015118507 breed Murrah chromosome 2, NDDB_SH_1, whole genome shotgun sequence, one region includes:
- the NPPC gene encoding C-type natriuretic peptide, whose product MHLSQLLACALLLALLSLRPSEAKPGAPPKVPRTQSGEEVAEPQAVGGGQKKGDKTPGGGGANLKDDRSRLLRDLRVDTKSRAAWTRLLHEHPNARKFKGGNKKGLSKGCFGLKLDRIGSMSGLGC is encoded by the exons ATGCACCTCTCCCAGCTGCTGGCCTGCGCCCTGCTGCTCGCGCTACTCTCGCTCCGGCCCTCCGAAGCCAAGCCCGGGGCGCCTCCAAAG GTCCCGCGAACTCAGTCCGGCGAGGAGGTGGCCGAGCCCCAGGCTGTGGGCGGCGGTCAGAAGAAAGGCGACAAGACTCCCGGGGGCGGCGGCGCCAATCTCAAGGACGACCGATCGCGACTGCTTCGGGACCTGCGCGTGGACACCAAGTCCCGGGCGGCGTGGACCCGCCTCCTGCACGAGCACCCCAACGCGCGCAAATTCAAAGGAGGCAACAAGAAGGGTTTGTCCAAGGGCTGCTTCGGCCTCAAGCTGGACAGGATCGGCTCCATGAGCGGCCTGGGATGTTAG